From Coffea arabica cultivar ET-39 chromosome 2e, Coffea Arabica ET-39 HiFi, whole genome shotgun sequence, the proteins below share one genomic window:
- the LOC113729812 gene encoding serine/threonine-protein kinase TIO-like isoform X3, with protein MSIENYHVIELVGEGSFGKVYKGRRKFTGQTVAMKFIPKHGKSDKDIHNLRQEIEILRKLKHENIIEMLDSFESPQEFCVVTEFAQGELFEILEDDKCLPEEQVQAIAKQLVRALHYLHSNRIIHRDMKPQNILIGAGSIVKLCDFGFARAMSTNTVVLRSIKGTPLYMAPELVREQPYNHTADLWSLGVILYELFVGQPPFYTNSVYALIRHIIKDPVKYPDNMSSNFKSFLKGLLNKVPQSRLTWPALLEHPFVKESTMDVDEKQIHDLSSPARGHNVAPKTKVSTVASPESKSHSVVNGEGDDLDPHPDAFSKNHTSAGGDLIKEEFPGFPGSVDVVQSGCEVLDRLENHSRTVKGAQKIGQDREALSVILVPLNNWCSGSQNSSRVQDVTLNQSLRILSNIAAAGAFTLSGIVDEVIVQLLGFNSDILKLKPNDGNDLMAKSFSIVKKLLDSSESCNGGSYFKHWKTLLELYSQVVSCFDGVSGRALYESTACITVILSIAAQALKTFAATSAPREISASTVVDERLDQVLEHAKTSGLAEILCLCLAKSGSSLMSGSSNLLRAGCEACRAIWLLVNAFEFLSCKDNARPFPLYSLRSHSLFQLDILGCGQGSLSETDLAAIVDGVTKAFIRSKAIQIAMYYCLHQRVEPTLSAAVQLILRFCLTSGTVASILCGLPTSLPVTTVVNGGGDGTIVSQIFSILSFCSSSTKETHGGEAVELKSKATDPYNLVQHCCLVISTVAQILKLSGRNCALLMLTSSSKKQFSRLSLLAQHFSSDERMQSTFPPSRSSAMLAFASILSLENGVSVESTVAEIAVPLVPRTATLCDYLKVLPCEDSAVRYNVVSGMLSYWHGLRDGCVGLLESRLKWGGPLAVQQLCACGIPQLLMDVLSNNFAHSSSQISSCTEDHIGLSPVGVVWTLSLVCQCLSGGVSIFRQILLRKEHIKLTSDLISDAHLKLVRCWNGPGGRKDGVRDLINAVVDLLAFPLVAIQSAPGPAATASVNSGFLLNVGSPGGRVCAEDKDMAKAIEANMGKYIQLLLEIAIPGTILRCLEHIELKDVARPVAFLAKMISHRPLAVQLLDSGLLDPSRMRRLLGSLCPREVTLDVLMIISDLARMDKAFYQHIDGADILEFLKDCLTHEDPNVRSKTCSAIGNMCRHSSYFYSLLAKYHIINLLIDRCADSDRRTRKFACFAIGNAAYHNDLLYEELRKSIPQLSNLLLSSEEDKTKANAAGALSNLVRNSDKLCEDIVSKGAMQALLKLVADCATVALNPSRRDAITESPLKIALFSLAKMCAHPPCRQFLCSSELFPAIKRLRQSPESTISKYASVIISQVAEVSS; from the exons ATGTCCATCGAAAATTATCATGTGATAGAGCTCGTGGGCGAAGGCTCCTTTGGGAAGGTTTACAAGGGGAGGCGCAAATTTACTGGCCAG ACTGTTGCAATGAAATTTATACCCAAGCACGGTAAAAGTGACAAGGACATCCACAATTTGAGACAAGAGATCGAG ATACTGAGAAAGTTGAAGCACGAGAATATCATTGAAATGTTAGATTCTTTTGAGAGCCCGCAAGAGTTTTGTGTTGTCACCGAATTTGCTCAG GGTGAACtgtttgaaattcttgaagatgACAAGTGTCTTCCCGAAGAACAAGTCCAAGCCATTGCAAAACAGTTG GTGAGAGCATTGCATTATTTACATTCAAATCGTATCATCCATCGTGATATGAAGCCGCAAAATATCCTCATTGGTGCTGGATCTATTGTCAAG CTTTGCGACTTTGGTTTTGCACGTGCAATGTCCACCAACACAGTTGTGCTGCGTTCAATAAAAG GTACTCCACTCTACATGGCTCCAGAGTTGGTGCGTGAACAGCCCTACAACCACACTGCTGATTTGTGGTCTCTTGGAGTGATTTT GTATGAATTGTTTGTAGGACAGCCTCCATTTTATACCAACTCAGTTTATGCTCTCATCCGTCACATTATTAAG GATCCAGTCAAATATCCAGACAACATGAGCTCAAATTTTAAAAGCTTCTTGAAGGGGTTGCTCAATAAG GTCCCGCAGAGTAGATTGACGTGGCCTGCTCTTCTTGAACATCCATTTGTCAAAGAAAGTACTATGGATGTGGATGAAAAG CAGATTCATGATCTGAGTAGTCCAGCAAGGGGACATAATGTAGCTCCAAAGACCAAAGTGTCAACTGTTGCAAGTCCCGAGA GCAAATCTCATTCTGTGGTCAATGGAGAAGGCGATGACCTTGACCCACATCCTGATGCTTTTTCAAAAAACCACACCTCAGCCGGTGGTGATTTGATAAAAGAGGAGTTCCCAGGTTTCCCAGGTTCTGTTGATGTTGTACAGTCAG GTTGTGAGGTGTTGGACCGACTTGAGAACCACTCTCGTACAGTTAAGGGTGCCCAAAAAATTGGTCAAGACCGTGAAGCATTAtcggtgatcttggtaccactGAATAATTGGTGCAGTGGATCCCAGAATTCCTCCAG GGTTCAAGATGTTACATTGAATCAGTCACTCAGAATTCTCTCAAATATAGCAGCGGCTGGTGCATTTACTTTGAGTGGCATTGTTGATGAAGTAATTGTTCAGCTTCTTGGATTCAATTCTGATATACTTAAGCTAAAACCAAATGATGGTAATGACTTAATGGCCAAG AGCTTCTCAATCGTTAAAAAATTGTTAGATTCCTCTGAAAGCTGTAATGGAGGTTCATATTTCAAGCACTGGAAGACACTACTTGAACTATATTCACAG GTTGTTAGTTGTTTTGATGGGGTGTCCGGAAGAGCTCTGTATGAGTCAACAGCTTGCATTACTGTCATACTGTCAATAGCAGCACAGGCTCTCAAAACATTTGCAGCAACTTCAGCTCCTAGGGAGATATCTGCCTCCACCGTGGTAGATGAAAGGCTTGATCAAGTTCTGGAGCATGCCAAAACATCGGGTCTGGCAGAAATTTTATGCCTGTGCTTGGCAAAATCAGGCTCAAGTCTCATGTCAGGTTCCTCAAATTTGTTGCGAGCTGGTTGTGAAGCTTGTAGGGCTATTTGGTTACTAGTAAATGCATTTGAATTTCTTTCCTGCAAAGATAATGCTCGCCCATTTCCTCTATACTCATTGCGAAGCCATTCTCTATTTCAACTTGACATTTTGGGCTGTGGCCAAGGTTCTTTGTCAGAAACTGATTTAGCAGCAATTGTTGATGGAGTGACAAAAGCATTTATAAGATCCAAAGCAATACAGATTGCTATGTACTATTGTCTTCATCAACGTGTTGAGCCTACTTTGAGTGCTGCTGTTCAG CTCATCCTGAGGTTTTGCTTGACTAGTGGTACTGTTGCCAGTATTCTCTGTGGCCTGCCTACTTCTCTTCCTGTTACCACAGTTGTAAATGGGGGAGGAGATGGTACTATTGTTTCACAAATCTTCTCCATACTATCTTTTTGTTCTTCCTCAACCAAAGAAACACATGGAGGAGAAGCAGTTGAATTGAAATCAAAAGCAACTGATCCATACAACCTGGTTCAGCATTGCTGCCTTGTCATTAGTACAGTTGCACAAATCTTGAAGTTATCTGGACGAAATTGTGCGCTCTTAATGCTTACATCCTCTTCAAAAAAGCAGTTTTCTCGGCTCTCTCTCCTTGCACAACATTTTTCTTCCGACGAAAGGATGCAGTCAACATTTCCACCTTCTCGTTCTTCCGCAATGCTAGCATTTGCTTCAATTCTAAGTCTCGAAAATGGAGTTTCTGTTGAATCCACTGTTGCTGAGATAGCTGTGCCTTTAGTCCCACGGACTGCTACACTATGTGATTATCTCAAGGTTTTGCCATGTGAAGATAGTGCAGTAAGATACAACGTAGTTAGTGGCATGCTCTCCTATTGGCATGGCCTCAGGGATGGATGTGTTGGTCTATTAGAGTCCAGATTGAAATGGGGAGGACCATTAGCTGTTCAACAACTGTGTGCTTGTGGTATTCCCCAGCTTCTAATGGATGTGTTGTCAAACAATTTTGCACATAGTTCTTCTCAAATATCAAGCTGTACAGAAGATCATATTGGTCTTTCACCTGTCGGAGTTGTCTGGACACTTTCCTTAGTATGTCAATGCCTTTCTGGTGGAGTATCAATTTTTCGCCAGATTTTGCTAAGGAAAGAACACATCAAGTTGACCTCCGATTTAATATCTGATGCACATCTCAAGCTTGTCAGGTGTTGGAATGGGCCTGGTGGCAGGAAGGATGGGGTGAGAGATCTGATAAATGCAGTAGTTGATCTCTTGGCTTTTCCTCTTGTCGCTATACAGAGTGCTCCTGGTCCAGCTGCTACTGCTTCAGTTAACAGTGGATTCCTTCTTAATGTTGGTTCCCCTGGCGGAAGAGTATGTGCAGAAGACAAGGATATGGCGAAAGCAATAGAGGCAAATATGGGAAAGTATATTCAACTCCTCCTTGAG ATAGCAATTCCAGGAACTATATTACGGTGTTTGGAGCATATTGAATTGAAAGATGTGGCAAGGCCTGTTGCATTTCTTGCTAAAATGATAAGCCATCGACCTCTTGCAGTCCAACTTCTTGATTCGGGATTGCTGGATCCAAGTAGAATGAGAAGGTTGCTTGGTAGTTTGTGTCCCCGAGAAGTTACTTTGGATGTTCTCATGATTATATCAGATCTAGCTCGGATGGATAAG GCTTTCTATCAGCATATTGATGGGGCTGACATTTTGGAGTTCTTGAAGGACTGTCTTACACATGAAGATCCTAATGTGCGTTCAAAGACATGTAGTGCTATAGGAAATATGTGTCGCCATAGCTCTTACTTCTACAGTTTACTG GCAAAATATCATATTATTAATCTTTTAATTGATCGATGTGCTGATTCTGATAGGAGAACACGAAAATTTGCATGCTTTGCT ATTGGGAATGCAGCCTATCACAATGACTTGCTGTATGAAGAGTTGAGGAAGTCCATTCCACAGCTTTCAAATCTGTTGCTTTCATCTGAGGAAGATAAAACGAAGGCAAATGCTGCTGGTGCATTGAGCAATCTTGTGCGTAATTCTGACAAGCTTTGTGAAGATATAGTTTCCAAAGGAGCAATGCAG
- the LOC113729812 gene encoding serine/threonine-protein kinase TIO-like isoform X1, which produces MKPQNILIGAGSIVKLCDFGFARAMSTNTVVLRSIKGTPLYMAPELVREQPYNHTADLWSLGVILYELFVGQPPFYTNSVYALIRHIIKDPVKYPDNMSSNFKSFLKGLLNKVPQSRLTWPALLEHPFVKESTMDVDEKQIHDLSSPARGHNVAPKTKVSTVASPESKSHSVVNGEGDDLDPHPDAFSKNHTSAGGDLIKEEFPGFPGSVDVVQSGCEVLDRLENHSRTVKGAQKIGQDREALSVILVPLNNWCSGSQNSSSFPDLLPRVQDVTLNQSLRILSNIAAAGAFTLSGIVDEVIVQLLGFNSDILKLKPNDGNDLMAKSFSIVKKLLDSSESCNGGSYFKHWKTLLELYSQVVSCFDGVSGRALYESTACITVILSIAAQALKTFAATSAPREISASTVVDERLDQVLEHAKTSGLAEILCLCLAKSGSSLMSGSSNLLRAGCEACRAIWLLVNAFEFLSCKDNARPFPLYSLRSHSLFQLDILGCGQGSLSETDLAAIVDGVTKAFIRSKAIQIAMYYCLHQRVEPTLSAAVQLILRFCLTSGTVASILCGLPTSLPVTTVVNGGGDGTIVSQIFSILSFCSSSTKETHGGEAVELKSKATDPYNLVQHCCLVISTVAQILKLSGRNCALLMLTSSSKKQFSRLSLLAQHFSSDERMQSTFPPSRSSAMLAFASILSLENGVSVESTVAEIAVPLVPRTATLCDYLKVLPCEDSAVRYNVVSGMLSYWHGLRDGCVGLLESRLKWGGPLAVQQLCACGIPQLLMDVLSNNFAHSSSQISSCTEDHIGLSPVGVVWTLSLVCQCLSGGVSIFRQILLRKEHIKLTSDLISDAHLKLVRCWNGPGGRKDGVRDLINAVVDLLAFPLVAIQSAPGPAATASVNSGFLLNVGSPGGRVCAEDKDMAKAIEANMGKYIQLLLEIAIPGTILRCLEHIELKDVARPVAFLAKMISHRPLAVQLLDSGLLDPSRMRRLLGSLCPREVTLDVLMIISDLARMDKAFYQHIDGADILEFLKDCLTHEDPNVRSKTCSAIGNMCRHSSYFYSLLAKYHIINLLIDRCADSDRRTRKFACFAIGNAAYHNDLLYEELRKSIPQLSNLLLSSEEDKTKANAAGALSNLVRNSDKLCEDIVSKGAMQALLKLVADCATVALNPSRRDAITESPLKIALFSLAKMCAHPPCRQFLCSSELFPAIKRLRQSPESTISKYASVIISQVAEVSS; this is translated from the exons ATGAAGCCGCAAAATATCCTCATTGGTGCTGGATCTATTGTCAAG CTTTGCGACTTTGGTTTTGCACGTGCAATGTCCACCAACACAGTTGTGCTGCGTTCAATAAAAG GTACTCCACTCTACATGGCTCCAGAGTTGGTGCGTGAACAGCCCTACAACCACACTGCTGATTTGTGGTCTCTTGGAGTGATTTT GTATGAATTGTTTGTAGGACAGCCTCCATTTTATACCAACTCAGTTTATGCTCTCATCCGTCACATTATTAAG GATCCAGTCAAATATCCAGACAACATGAGCTCAAATTTTAAAAGCTTCTTGAAGGGGTTGCTCAATAAG GTCCCGCAGAGTAGATTGACGTGGCCTGCTCTTCTTGAACATCCATTTGTCAAAGAAAGTACTATGGATGTGGATGAAAAG CAGATTCATGATCTGAGTAGTCCAGCAAGGGGACATAATGTAGCTCCAAAGACCAAAGTGTCAACTGTTGCAAGTCCCGAGA GCAAATCTCATTCTGTGGTCAATGGAGAAGGCGATGACCTTGACCCACATCCTGATGCTTTTTCAAAAAACCACACCTCAGCCGGTGGTGATTTGATAAAAGAGGAGTTCCCAGGTTTCCCAGGTTCTGTTGATGTTGTACAGTCAG GTTGTGAGGTGTTGGACCGACTTGAGAACCACTCTCGTACAGTTAAGGGTGCCCAAAAAATTGGTCAAGACCGTGAAGCATTAtcggtgatcttggtaccactGAATAATTGGTGCAGTGGATCCCAGAATTCCTCCAG TTTTCCTGATCTTCTGCCCAGGGTTCAAGATGTTACATTGAATCAGTCACTCAGAATTCTCTCAAATATAGCAGCGGCTGGTGCATTTACTTTGAGTGGCATTGTTGATGAAGTAATTGTTCAGCTTCTTGGATTCAATTCTGATATACTTAAGCTAAAACCAAATGATGGTAATGACTTAATGGCCAAG AGCTTCTCAATCGTTAAAAAATTGTTAGATTCCTCTGAAAGCTGTAATGGAGGTTCATATTTCAAGCACTGGAAGACACTACTTGAACTATATTCACAG GTTGTTAGTTGTTTTGATGGGGTGTCCGGAAGAGCTCTGTATGAGTCAACAGCTTGCATTACTGTCATACTGTCAATAGCAGCACAGGCTCTCAAAACATTTGCAGCAACTTCAGCTCCTAGGGAGATATCTGCCTCCACCGTGGTAGATGAAAGGCTTGATCAAGTTCTGGAGCATGCCAAAACATCGGGTCTGGCAGAAATTTTATGCCTGTGCTTGGCAAAATCAGGCTCAAGTCTCATGTCAGGTTCCTCAAATTTGTTGCGAGCTGGTTGTGAAGCTTGTAGGGCTATTTGGTTACTAGTAAATGCATTTGAATTTCTTTCCTGCAAAGATAATGCTCGCCCATTTCCTCTATACTCATTGCGAAGCCATTCTCTATTTCAACTTGACATTTTGGGCTGTGGCCAAGGTTCTTTGTCAGAAACTGATTTAGCAGCAATTGTTGATGGAGTGACAAAAGCATTTATAAGATCCAAAGCAATACAGATTGCTATGTACTATTGTCTTCATCAACGTGTTGAGCCTACTTTGAGTGCTGCTGTTCAG CTCATCCTGAGGTTTTGCTTGACTAGTGGTACTGTTGCCAGTATTCTCTGTGGCCTGCCTACTTCTCTTCCTGTTACCACAGTTGTAAATGGGGGAGGAGATGGTACTATTGTTTCACAAATCTTCTCCATACTATCTTTTTGTTCTTCCTCAACCAAAGAAACACATGGAGGAGAAGCAGTTGAATTGAAATCAAAAGCAACTGATCCATACAACCTGGTTCAGCATTGCTGCCTTGTCATTAGTACAGTTGCACAAATCTTGAAGTTATCTGGACGAAATTGTGCGCTCTTAATGCTTACATCCTCTTCAAAAAAGCAGTTTTCTCGGCTCTCTCTCCTTGCACAACATTTTTCTTCCGACGAAAGGATGCAGTCAACATTTCCACCTTCTCGTTCTTCCGCAATGCTAGCATTTGCTTCAATTCTAAGTCTCGAAAATGGAGTTTCTGTTGAATCCACTGTTGCTGAGATAGCTGTGCCTTTAGTCCCACGGACTGCTACACTATGTGATTATCTCAAGGTTTTGCCATGTGAAGATAGTGCAGTAAGATACAACGTAGTTAGTGGCATGCTCTCCTATTGGCATGGCCTCAGGGATGGATGTGTTGGTCTATTAGAGTCCAGATTGAAATGGGGAGGACCATTAGCTGTTCAACAACTGTGTGCTTGTGGTATTCCCCAGCTTCTAATGGATGTGTTGTCAAACAATTTTGCACATAGTTCTTCTCAAATATCAAGCTGTACAGAAGATCATATTGGTCTTTCACCTGTCGGAGTTGTCTGGACACTTTCCTTAGTATGTCAATGCCTTTCTGGTGGAGTATCAATTTTTCGCCAGATTTTGCTAAGGAAAGAACACATCAAGTTGACCTCCGATTTAATATCTGATGCACATCTCAAGCTTGTCAGGTGTTGGAATGGGCCTGGTGGCAGGAAGGATGGGGTGAGAGATCTGATAAATGCAGTAGTTGATCTCTTGGCTTTTCCTCTTGTCGCTATACAGAGTGCTCCTGGTCCAGCTGCTACTGCTTCAGTTAACAGTGGATTCCTTCTTAATGTTGGTTCCCCTGGCGGAAGAGTATGTGCAGAAGACAAGGATATGGCGAAAGCAATAGAGGCAAATATGGGAAAGTATATTCAACTCCTCCTTGAG ATAGCAATTCCAGGAACTATATTACGGTGTTTGGAGCATATTGAATTGAAAGATGTGGCAAGGCCTGTTGCATTTCTTGCTAAAATGATAAGCCATCGACCTCTTGCAGTCCAACTTCTTGATTCGGGATTGCTGGATCCAAGTAGAATGAGAAGGTTGCTTGGTAGTTTGTGTCCCCGAGAAGTTACTTTGGATGTTCTCATGATTATATCAGATCTAGCTCGGATGGATAAG GCTTTCTATCAGCATATTGATGGGGCTGACATTTTGGAGTTCTTGAAGGACTGTCTTACACATGAAGATCCTAATGTGCGTTCAAAGACATGTAGTGCTATAGGAAATATGTGTCGCCATAGCTCTTACTTCTACAGTTTACTG GCAAAATATCATATTATTAATCTTTTAATTGATCGATGTGCTGATTCTGATAGGAGAACACGAAAATTTGCATGCTTTGCT ATTGGGAATGCAGCCTATCACAATGACTTGCTGTATGAAGAGTTGAGGAAGTCCATTCCACAGCTTTCAAATCTGTTGCTTTCATCTGAGGAAGATAAAACGAAGGCAAATGCTGCTGGTGCATTGAGCAATCTTGTGCGTAATTCTGACAAGCTTTGTGAAGATATAGTTTCCAAAGGAGCAATGCAG
- the LOC113729812 gene encoding serine/threonine-protein kinase TIO-like isoform X2, which yields MKPQNILIGAGSIVKLCDFGFARAMSTNTVVLRSIKGTPLYMAPELVREQPYNHTADLWSLGVILYELFVGQPPFYTNSVYALIRHIIKDPVKYPDNMSSNFKSFLKGLLNKVPQSRLTWPALLEHPFVKESTMDVDEKIHDLSSPARGHNVAPKTKVSTVASPESKSHSVVNGEGDDLDPHPDAFSKNHTSAGGDLIKEEFPGFPGSVDVVQSGCEVLDRLENHSRTVKGAQKIGQDREALSVILVPLNNWCSGSQNSSSFPDLLPRVQDVTLNQSLRILSNIAAAGAFTLSGIVDEVIVQLLGFNSDILKLKPNDGNDLMAKSFSIVKKLLDSSESCNGGSYFKHWKTLLELYSQVVSCFDGVSGRALYESTACITVILSIAAQALKTFAATSAPREISASTVVDERLDQVLEHAKTSGLAEILCLCLAKSGSSLMSGSSNLLRAGCEACRAIWLLVNAFEFLSCKDNARPFPLYSLRSHSLFQLDILGCGQGSLSETDLAAIVDGVTKAFIRSKAIQIAMYYCLHQRVEPTLSAAVQLILRFCLTSGTVASILCGLPTSLPVTTVVNGGGDGTIVSQIFSILSFCSSSTKETHGGEAVELKSKATDPYNLVQHCCLVISTVAQILKLSGRNCALLMLTSSSKKQFSRLSLLAQHFSSDERMQSTFPPSRSSAMLAFASILSLENGVSVESTVAEIAVPLVPRTATLCDYLKVLPCEDSAVRYNVVSGMLSYWHGLRDGCVGLLESRLKWGGPLAVQQLCACGIPQLLMDVLSNNFAHSSSQISSCTEDHIGLSPVGVVWTLSLVCQCLSGGVSIFRQILLRKEHIKLTSDLISDAHLKLVRCWNGPGGRKDGVRDLINAVVDLLAFPLVAIQSAPGPAATASVNSGFLLNVGSPGGRVCAEDKDMAKAIEANMGKYIQLLLEIAIPGTILRCLEHIELKDVARPVAFLAKMISHRPLAVQLLDSGLLDPSRMRRLLGSLCPREVTLDVLMIISDLARMDKAFYQHIDGADILEFLKDCLTHEDPNVRSKTCSAIGNMCRHSSYFYSLLAKYHIINLLIDRCADSDRRTRKFACFAIGNAAYHNDLLYEELRKSIPQLSNLLLSSEEDKTKANAAGALSNLVRNSDKLCEDIVSKGAMQALLKLVADCATVALNPSRRDAITESPLKIALFSLAKMCAHPPCRQFLCSSELFPAIKRLRQSPESTISKYASVIISQVAEVSS from the exons ATGAAGCCGCAAAATATCCTCATTGGTGCTGGATCTATTGTCAAG CTTTGCGACTTTGGTTTTGCACGTGCAATGTCCACCAACACAGTTGTGCTGCGTTCAATAAAAG GTACTCCACTCTACATGGCTCCAGAGTTGGTGCGTGAACAGCCCTACAACCACACTGCTGATTTGTGGTCTCTTGGAGTGATTTT GTATGAATTGTTTGTAGGACAGCCTCCATTTTATACCAACTCAGTTTATGCTCTCATCCGTCACATTATTAAG GATCCAGTCAAATATCCAGACAACATGAGCTCAAATTTTAAAAGCTTCTTGAAGGGGTTGCTCAATAAG GTCCCGCAGAGTAGATTGACGTGGCCTGCTCTTCTTGAACATCCATTTGTCAAAGAAAGTACTATGGATGTGGATGAAAAG ATTCATGATCTGAGTAGTCCAGCAAGGGGACATAATGTAGCTCCAAAGACCAAAGTGTCAACTGTTGCAAGTCCCGAGA GCAAATCTCATTCTGTGGTCAATGGAGAAGGCGATGACCTTGACCCACATCCTGATGCTTTTTCAAAAAACCACACCTCAGCCGGTGGTGATTTGATAAAAGAGGAGTTCCCAGGTTTCCCAGGTTCTGTTGATGTTGTACAGTCAG GTTGTGAGGTGTTGGACCGACTTGAGAACCACTCTCGTACAGTTAAGGGTGCCCAAAAAATTGGTCAAGACCGTGAAGCATTAtcggtgatcttggtaccactGAATAATTGGTGCAGTGGATCCCAGAATTCCTCCAG TTTTCCTGATCTTCTGCCCAGGGTTCAAGATGTTACATTGAATCAGTCACTCAGAATTCTCTCAAATATAGCAGCGGCTGGTGCATTTACTTTGAGTGGCATTGTTGATGAAGTAATTGTTCAGCTTCTTGGATTCAATTCTGATATACTTAAGCTAAAACCAAATGATGGTAATGACTTAATGGCCAAG AGCTTCTCAATCGTTAAAAAATTGTTAGATTCCTCTGAAAGCTGTAATGGAGGTTCATATTTCAAGCACTGGAAGACACTACTTGAACTATATTCACAG GTTGTTAGTTGTTTTGATGGGGTGTCCGGAAGAGCTCTGTATGAGTCAACAGCTTGCATTACTGTCATACTGTCAATAGCAGCACAGGCTCTCAAAACATTTGCAGCAACTTCAGCTCCTAGGGAGATATCTGCCTCCACCGTGGTAGATGAAAGGCTTGATCAAGTTCTGGAGCATGCCAAAACATCGGGTCTGGCAGAAATTTTATGCCTGTGCTTGGCAAAATCAGGCTCAAGTCTCATGTCAGGTTCCTCAAATTTGTTGCGAGCTGGTTGTGAAGCTTGTAGGGCTATTTGGTTACTAGTAAATGCATTTGAATTTCTTTCCTGCAAAGATAATGCTCGCCCATTTCCTCTATACTCATTGCGAAGCCATTCTCTATTTCAACTTGACATTTTGGGCTGTGGCCAAGGTTCTTTGTCAGAAACTGATTTAGCAGCAATTGTTGATGGAGTGACAAAAGCATTTATAAGATCCAAAGCAATACAGATTGCTATGTACTATTGTCTTCATCAACGTGTTGAGCCTACTTTGAGTGCTGCTGTTCAG CTCATCCTGAGGTTTTGCTTGACTAGTGGTACTGTTGCCAGTATTCTCTGTGGCCTGCCTACTTCTCTTCCTGTTACCACAGTTGTAAATGGGGGAGGAGATGGTACTATTGTTTCACAAATCTTCTCCATACTATCTTTTTGTTCTTCCTCAACCAAAGAAACACATGGAGGAGAAGCAGTTGAATTGAAATCAAAAGCAACTGATCCATACAACCTGGTTCAGCATTGCTGCCTTGTCATTAGTACAGTTGCACAAATCTTGAAGTTATCTGGACGAAATTGTGCGCTCTTAATGCTTACATCCTCTTCAAAAAAGCAGTTTTCTCGGCTCTCTCTCCTTGCACAACATTTTTCTTCCGACGAAAGGATGCAGTCAACATTTCCACCTTCTCGTTCTTCCGCAATGCTAGCATTTGCTTCAATTCTAAGTCTCGAAAATGGAGTTTCTGTTGAATCCACTGTTGCTGAGATAGCTGTGCCTTTAGTCCCACGGACTGCTACACTATGTGATTATCTCAAGGTTTTGCCATGTGAAGATAGTGCAGTAAGATACAACGTAGTTAGTGGCATGCTCTCCTATTGGCATGGCCTCAGGGATGGATGTGTTGGTCTATTAGAGTCCAGATTGAAATGGGGAGGACCATTAGCTGTTCAACAACTGTGTGCTTGTGGTATTCCCCAGCTTCTAATGGATGTGTTGTCAAACAATTTTGCACATAGTTCTTCTCAAATATCAAGCTGTACAGAAGATCATATTGGTCTTTCACCTGTCGGAGTTGTCTGGACACTTTCCTTAGTATGTCAATGCCTTTCTGGTGGAGTATCAATTTTTCGCCAGATTTTGCTAAGGAAAGAACACATCAAGTTGACCTCCGATTTAATATCTGATGCACATCTCAAGCTTGTCAGGTGTTGGAATGGGCCTGGTGGCAGGAAGGATGGGGTGAGAGATCTGATAAATGCAGTAGTTGATCTCTTGGCTTTTCCTCTTGTCGCTATACAGAGTGCTCCTGGTCCAGCTGCTACTGCTTCAGTTAACAGTGGATTCCTTCTTAATGTTGGTTCCCCTGGCGGAAGAGTATGTGCAGAAGACAAGGATATGGCGAAAGCAATAGAGGCAAATATGGGAAAGTATATTCAACTCCTCCTTGAG ATAGCAATTCCAGGAACTATATTACGGTGTTTGGAGCATATTGAATTGAAAGATGTGGCAAGGCCTGTTGCATTTCTTGCTAAAATGATAAGCCATCGACCTCTTGCAGTCCAACTTCTTGATTCGGGATTGCTGGATCCAAGTAGAATGAGAAGGTTGCTTGGTAGTTTGTGTCCCCGAGAAGTTACTTTGGATGTTCTCATGATTATATCAGATCTAGCTCGGATGGATAAG GCTTTCTATCAGCATATTGATGGGGCTGACATTTTGGAGTTCTTGAAGGACTGTCTTACACATGAAGATCCTAATGTGCGTTCAAAGACATGTAGTGCTATAGGAAATATGTGTCGCCATAGCTCTTACTTCTACAGTTTACTG GCAAAATATCATATTATTAATCTTTTAATTGATCGATGTGCTGATTCTGATAGGAGAACACGAAAATTTGCATGCTTTGCT ATTGGGAATGCAGCCTATCACAATGACTTGCTGTATGAAGAGTTGAGGAAGTCCATTCCACAGCTTTCAAATCTGTTGCTTTCATCTGAGGAAGATAAAACGAAGGCAAATGCTGCTGGTGCATTGAGCAATCTTGTGCGTAATTCTGACAAGCTTTGTGAAGATATAGTTTCCAAAGGAGCAATGCAG